The Thalassotalea psychrophila genome window below encodes:
- a CDS encoding LysR family transcriptional regulator: MNHLKAFHVFDVAAESANFSEAADKLCITHGAVSKQIKNLEDFLSVKLFHRQGRKVSLTDKGRILKSYTLQSFQLLTTGVNKLSEVKNNYLNISCEPTLTMRWLMPRMSDFYQTHANSDIRLSTSGGPVTLADNELSLAIRRDDFALTQNYRKQHLVDEWVGPVFSPEYWQQVKDDFKEIKLIHSDTRSDAWLQWITKSKQLSLLKNSNQTFAHFYFCFQAAVDGLGAALGSYPLVADDLKRGKLIAPFGFVPSGNSYIILSQQHTSTDALETEFIQWLKSEISQCIPTVGEQARQ, encoded by the coding sequence ATGAATCATTTAAAAGCATTTCATGTTTTTGATGTTGCCGCAGAGTCAGCAAATTTTAGTGAAGCAGCAGACAAGTTATGCATAACCCACGGTGCGGTGAGCAAACAGATCAAAAACTTGGAAGATTTTTTATCGGTAAAGCTCTTTCACCGACAAGGCCGAAAGGTATCATTAACGGATAAAGGTCGGATACTTAAATCCTACACGTTGCAATCTTTTCAACTACTAACAACAGGTGTTAACAAACTCTCTGAAGTAAAAAATAATTATCTGAACATTTCTTGTGAACCAACATTGACCATGCGCTGGTTGATGCCGCGCATGTCTGACTTTTACCAAACACACGCCAACTCTGACATCCGGCTGTCTACCTCAGGTGGCCCAGTTACTTTAGCTGATAATGAATTGTCGTTGGCGATCAGGCGTGATGATTTTGCATTAACGCAAAATTATAGAAAACAACATTTAGTCGATGAATGGGTGGGGCCTGTGTTTTCACCTGAGTACTGGCAGCAGGTAAAAGATGATTTTAAAGAAATTAAATTAATCCATAGTGATACCAGATCCGATGCTTGGCTGCAATGGATCACTAAATCGAAACAGTTATCTCTGTTAAAGAATTCAAATCAAACGTTTGCGCATTTTTATTTTTGCTTTCAGGCAGCCGTAGATGGTTTAGGGGCCGCTTTAGGCTCTTACCCATTAGTTGCTGACGATCTTAAAAGAGGCAAATTAATAGCTCCTTTTGGTTTTGTCCCGTCAGGAAATAGCTACATAATTCTTAGTCAACAACACACCAGCACGGATGCGTTAGAAACGGAATTTATCCAATGGCTTAAGAGCGAGATTTCGCAATGTATACCAACTGTAGGTGAGCAAGCGCGGCAGTAA
- a CDS encoding LysE family translocator, translated as MEILSLAIVGLLIVISPGADFVLVLKNSINSNRKAGILTAIGISLAIGVHITYSMLGLSYLISQSELVYSAVKYAGAAYLIYLGVTGILTADEKLATLEVGAPTAKPLQFISQGFLCNMLNPKTMLFFISLFSQLISNNSNDNHYALGYGIYIAFLHFAWFSIVAIIFTAKSLQNHILNMKKRLNQACGLGLISFGVVLAINTY; from the coding sequence ATGGAAATTTTAAGTCTTGCCATTGTCGGGCTATTAATTGTTATCAGCCCTGGCGCTGATTTTGTCTTAGTTTTAAAAAATAGCATCAACTCTAACCGCAAAGCTGGGATCTTAACTGCAATTGGGATCAGCCTTGCTATTGGCGTGCACATAACTTATTCGATGCTAGGTTTAAGTTACTTAATTTCACAGAGTGAGCTAGTGTATAGTGCAGTAAAATATGCGGGGGCAGCTTACTTAATATATTTAGGTGTGACAGGGATTTTAACCGCGGATGAAAAGCTAGCAACGCTAGAGGTAGGTGCACCTACAGCAAAACCACTGCAATTTATCTCACAAGGTTTTTTATGCAATATGCTCAACCCAAAAACAATGTTATTTTTCATTAGTTTATTTAGTCAGCTTATTTCAAACAATTCGAACGACAACCACTATGCACTAGGCTACGGAATTTATATCGCATTTCTTCATTTTGCCTGGTTTAGTATTGTTGCAATAATATTTACAGCAAAATCTCTACAAAATCACATTTTAAATATGAAAAAAAGGTTAAATCAAGCTTGTGGGTTAGGCTTAATTTCATTTGGAGTGGTTTTAGCAATTAACACATATTAG